The nucleotide sequence GGCGAGGGCACCCGCTTCACGGTGCGCCTGCCCTTCACCCTGGCGCTGAATCAGGCCCTCCTCTGCGAGGCCGGCGACGAGGTCTACGCGGTACCGCTCTCCAGCGTCGAAGGCGTGGTGCGCATGACCGGCGACGAGGTGAACCGGCGCCTGGACGATCCCGACGGCGGCCGCTACGAGTACGCCGGGACGAGCTACGCGCTGCGCAGCCTGAGCGGCGTGCTCGGGGCGGAAGAGGCCCCGCGCCCGGCGCCGGGTAGTCGCGTGCCGCTGCTGCTGGTGCAGGCGGGCGAGTCGCGGATGGCGCTGCAGGTGGACGGCCTCCTCGGCAGCCGCGACATCGTCGTCAAGTCCCCCGGGCCGCAGATCGCCAGCGTGCCTGGCGTGCTGGGGGCGACCATCCTCGCCGACGGCCGCGTGGTGCTCATCCTGGACGTCAGCGCCCTGGTGCGCTTCGGCATGCTCGGCGACGCGCCGGCCAGGCCGCGGATCCCCGCCGCCCGCGCCGGCGGTCGCGGCGACCGGCGATCGCTGGTGATGGTGGTGGATGACTCCATCACCATGCGCAAGGTGGCGAGCCGGCTGCTCGAGCGCAACGACATCGATGTCATTACCGCGAAGGACGGTGTCGATGCCGTGGCGGCGCTGCAGGACCGCGTCCCCGACGCCATGCTGCTGGACATCGAGATGCCGCGTATGGACGGCTACGAGGTGGCCGTGCACATGCGCAACGACCCGCGCCTGCGCGACGTGCCCATCGTCATGATCACCTCCCGCACCGGCGAGAAGCACCGGCAGCGGGCGCTGGATATCGGCGTCGACCGCTACATCGGCAAGCCCTACCAGGAGGGCGACCTGCTCGCCACCGTCCGGGAGCTGCTCGAGCATGGGCGCGCGAGCGCCTGAGCCCCCCCTCCGTCTGGCCCTGCTCGGCAGCCGGCCGGCGGACCGCGCACGATTGCGTGCCCAGGTAGCCGCGGCGGGGCCGGTGGAATTCGTCTGCGACTGCCGCATCTCGGCGCTGCCGCCGAGCCTGCCCCGGGGCTGCGATGCCCTGCTGGTGGATCTGACCGGTGCTGACGATGCCGAGCTCGATGCCCTGGATCGCGTGGTCGGCCAGCGGCCCGAGCCCATGCTGTTCGTGGACAGCCAGGCGGGTGATGCCGGCTGGCGGGTCCATGCCAAGCTGCAGGATCTGCTGGCGGTGTCGTGGCGCCAGGAGGGAGCGGCCCCTGAGCCCGATGCGCAGGTCAGCGTCTGGGTGATCGGGGCCTCCTTCGGCGGCCCCCAGATGCTGAAGCGCCTGCTGGGCGCGCTGCCGCAGGCGCCGGCGGCCGCGGTGGTGATCGCGCAGCACATCGGCGCGGGTTTCGCCGACGCGCTGGCGGCGGAGCTGCAGCGCGTCTGCCCGCTGCCGGTCTGCTGCGCCGCCCCCGGCCTGCACCTCGAGCCGGGGCAGGCTTATGTCATGCCGGTGGAGCACCGGCTGATCCTCGACCTGCAGGGCCGGTTCGCCGTCGGCGAGCCGTATCCCGCAGAGCGAGTGGAGCGGCCCTGTATCGACGAGGTCATGACCCTGTTCGCCGGGCATTACGCCGCGCGCTGCGGCGGCATCGTGCTCTCCGGCATGGGCGACGACGGCGCCCGGGGTGCCGATGCGATCCACCGGGCCGGCGGGCCGGTGTGGGTCCAGGCGCCGGAGAGCTGTGCCGTTGACAGCATGCCCCTTGCCGTCCGCCAGCGCGTGCCGGCGGCCGGCGAGGCGGCGCCCGAGGCCCTGGCAGCGCTGCTCGGCAGCGCCGGCGGGGCGCACGAGAATCATTGCTGCCGCGCCTGAGCGATGGGCGCGGCGAGGAGTAGCAAGCCCATGAGCGACGACGCCAGTCCCGTCCGCAGCCTGCTGATCCCCGTGTCCGGGGAGGACATCCTCCTGCCGGGCGCGGTGGTGGCCGAGGTCACGGGCTACGTCGAGCCCGAGGGTGACGGCAGCCCGGACGAGGGCGTGATCGGCACCGCTACCTGGCGCGGTCAGCGCCTGCCGGTAGCCGCGCTGACCGGCCTCGGCGAGGAGGGGCAGCGCGAGCCAGGCGCCCGCGCGCGGCTGGTGGTGCTGAAGGGGGTGAGCAACCATCCGGAGCTGCCCTACTTCGGCATCGTCGCCGACGATATCCCCCGCCCCCTGAGCGTCCAGGCCCAGACCATCGAGAGCCTGAGCCACGACGACCTCCCCGAGGGCATGCTCGCCTGCGTCCTCGCCAACGGCGAGCCGGCGTACATCCCGGACGTGGAGGCCCTGGAGGCGAAGGTTCATCGCGCGCTAGCGCGCGAGTCCAAAGTTCAAGGTTGAAAGTTCAAAGACATACGGGCGTTTGCGGCGTGCGCCTTGGAACTTTGAACCTTGAACTTTGAACTTCCCCCCGCGTCACCCTAGATCCCCGAACCGCAGCTGCAGGGTGGCCAGGGCCGCTACGGCGGCGGTTTCGGTGCGGAGGACCCTTGGGCCGAGGCGCAGGCGGGTGAAGCCGGCGCGGGCCGCCTCGGCGATCTCCTCCGGCGCGAGGCCGCCCTCCGGGCCCACCAGAAGGGTGTAGGCAGGGCGGGCCGGGAGAGCCGCGACGCCGGTTTCCGACCCGGGGTCGAGCACCAGGCCGCAGGCGCCTGCGCCCTCGGCCAGCGCCGCGGCCAGGGGGGCGGGGGTTGCGATGGCAGGGACGCGGTTCCGCCCGCACTGCTCGCACGCGCTCGCCGCCACCGCCTGCCAGTGCCGCTGCCGGCGCCCCGCGCGCCGGTCGTCCAGGCGCACCACGCTGCGCGCCGTCAGCACCGGCACGATGCGGCTCACCC is from Spiribacter halobius and encodes:
- a CDS encoding chemotaxis protein CheB — encoded protein: MGARAPEPPLRLALLGSRPADRARLRAQVAAAGPVEFVCDCRISALPPSLPRGCDALLVDLTGADDAELDALDRVVGQRPEPMLFVDSQAGDAGWRVHAKLQDLLAVSWRQEGAAPEPDAQVSVWVIGASFGGPQMLKRLLGALPQAPAAAVVIAQHIGAGFADALAAELQRVCPLPVCCAAPGLHLEPGQAYVMPVEHRLILDLQGRFAVGEPYPAERVERPCIDEVMTLFAGHYAARCGGIVLSGMGDDGARGADAIHRAGGPVWVQAPESCAVDSMPLAVRQRVPAAGEAAPEALAALLGSAGGAHENHCCRA
- a CDS encoding 16S rRNA (uracil(1498)-N(3))-methyltransferase; this translates as MPNVTRLHVEDIPAPGGELALPAAALAHVQARRLKPGAELALFDGRGGEYRAVLLALGRREAQVRVEAHDPREAESPLQLTLLQGVSKGERMDFAVQKAVELGVSRIVPVLTARSVVRLDDRRAGRRQRHWQAVAASACEQCGRNRVPAIATPAPLAAALAEGAGACGLVLDPGSETGVAALPARPAYTLLVGPEGGLAPEEIAEAARAGFTRLRLGPRVLRTETAAVAALATLQLRFGDLG
- a CDS encoding chemotaxis protein CheW, translating into MSDDASPVRSLLIPVSGEDILLPGAVVAEVTGYVEPEGDGSPDEGVIGTATWRGQRLPVAALTGLGEEGQREPGARARLVVLKGVSNHPELPYFGIVADDIPRPLSVQAQTIESLSHDDLPEGMLACVLANGEPAYIPDVEALEAKVHRALARESKVQG